Sequence from the Spirochaetales bacterium genome:
AGCCGTCATTCACACGGCTTATCAGCCGTCATTCACACGGCTTATCAGCCGTCATTCACACGGCTTATCAGCCGTCATTCACACGGCGGCTTCTCGCAGGGTGTTTCCCTGCCGCAGCACGGCCGGTCATGACCGCATCGTGTTTTTGAATTTTCGGTATTCCGGCTTTTATAGTCGGTGGAATGGAACCCGCTTCCCTTGAAGATGACCCCCGCGCCGCCCGTGACGAGCCGTTTGACCGGTCCCCGGCAGCGGGGACAATTTTCTACCGGCATGTCGTTCATTCCCTGCGTTCGTTCGAAGATATGGCCGCAATTGTCGCATTTGTATTCATATGTCGGCATCGATTACTCCTTTCACCGTTATTCTTTTTCAATCACCCCATAGCGGATCGCTTCCGAACCGGCGTTTCCACAATTCGTCGGGACCGATATATTTTTCGACCTCTTCCTTTTTGAACGAGATCCTGTAAGTATCGAGATAGTCCATAATGATTTCCTTTGCCTTTATCAGGGAGGCGGCTTTTTCCGTGCAGGCCTCGCCGTTTTCCCGGTTCGTGTCCGGATGATACGCTTTGATTTTGTTTTTGATGAGGCGTTTGATTTCGCGTATCGTTTGGGATTCCTTTATTCCGAACAGCTTCCTGGCTTCCGTAATACATTCATATTTTCCCATACGCATCACTCCTCTTTTTCACCGC
This genomic interval carries:
- a CDS encoding zinc ribbon domain-containing protein, with translation MPTYEYKCDNCGHIFERTQGMNDMPVENCPRCRGPVKRLVTGGAGVIFKGSGFHSTDYKSRNTENSKTRCGHDRPCCGRETPCEKPPCE
- a CDS encoding J domain-containing protein → MGKYECITEARKLFGIKESQTIREIKRLIKNKIKAYHPDTNRENGEACTEKAASLIKAKEIIMDYLDTYRISFKKEEVEKYIGPDELWKRRFGSDPLWGD